The Lepisosteus oculatus isolate fLepOcu1 chromosome 28, fLepOcu1.hap2, whole genome shotgun sequence genome includes the window ATGTCAGTCTTTGCAGGGTTTCAGAAACAAAGGTAAAGATCACCAAGTCCCACAGTGGAAAAAGAAACGAGATATTAATAATGACATATCCTTCCATGTGTGCTTTTAGGGTTTCTGAGTAGAGGTGTGCTAGAATATTTATCTAGCACAAATATTACTATTCATATATAATCATTTAGtgatgtttgatttttttatttaataatgcaggaaaaaatgaaagttaCTTCTGCACTGCAAACAAGAGCATATTCTATAACAAGGCTGGTCACTAGTCATGGTTGATGGGCTCTGTCTAAATAGCCTGTAAGTGGTATTTTCAGCAAGGCATGACAGCAGTTACTGTGATATGTTCATTAAATCCTTTCTCAAATAATTTAGTCATAGCTGTATAGTTCACAGAAATAACTATATGTGTAGAATTCACATCAAcactttctatttttaaaagtgCTAATAATCATTCTTAATGAGAAATCGTGTTAACGTAATCTGTCCTCTGACTTGCaagtattattttctttaaatcaagAGATTGATATTTGTAACTGAGTAGGTTGTTACACGTAGGCAGATTAGTAGTAACACTGTCAATTAAGTTTAGCTCCTTACCTCTGACAGGTTTTAGGTAGGTAGTCAATGTGAGTCAGTGCTCTTGGGGAAATATGGTCACTGAAATAGATCTGCCTACTTAACTTGAAAGTCTGTGTTCGAATTTGGTTCAGAAGTTTTCTTCATTCTGAACCACCAGTTTGTCATGCATACAATAAATAATTCCATGTATTATCAGCATCTTTAAATTCAGCGACTGCTGAAGAATCTTTACAGCTGAATTTAGCTTTGCTTTCCTAAAATTTACTATATTCTTCTTAAAACTTTTGTCTGATTTCTGGTATTGTCCTGAGGCCGATACATGAAAGAAAACCTAAATAAAATTTCAAAATTGCACAGCCCTATTAGGTCATATTGTGCACAGCCtcataaaaatacattgatCACCCTAACTTTCCAGCTTTATTTCATTGTGTTTTCTGAAGTAACAAGCAAAAAATGACTTATCATTCTGTTCCCCCTAAGGCAAGAGTTTAAAGTGTTGGCTGAACATTTGCTTGTTCCCTAAATATCATTGTATTCTCTTAAGTTTCCAAAGGGAGGGGGGTTGTATTGCTCTGTGAGCCAGTGTCATAACTGCAGTATCTCGGCGATCGCAATATGGAATTTCCTGTGCCACACTCTTACAATGACAAGTAGATGTGACATTACTGATTTAACACATTCAATAGTGAGACCAGAAGAGTATTCACTAGTACTCCAGgggtgaaatatattttcctttaatGATTCATCAGTATATTTAAACTTAGTGACAGCAAAACATTTCTCTTATGTTAAACCTCAGTATAAGTCATAATAGTGTTTTTATTCAATATTAACTTTTTTACTCTGCACTATAAGAATTAGAATTAGTTATGCTAAATTAATGCTAATTAGATCAGCTTAAAATAATCTTGAACCATGTCCTTACAATTTAAATTAtcctaataaaatatttatattctgtAGGTTTCAAAGGGAAAATTTCCAAGATACTTTGAGAATGGGGTGTCAAGTCTTGGTGCAGGGCTGATGTTTCATTCATTCTGCTgtgttttcattccaactcaaAATGATCAGCTTTATCAAACAGGTTGTGCTTTCTATTTCTACATCTTAAGTTAGGTGTTTTGTGTCTGCATTTCAGTTTATGTCGGTGTGTCTCCTCTGTCCTGCACGGTCTCAGTGAGGGACTttcacaaatgcaaatgcatacCTGCAGAACAAGCTCGATTCGTCTACAATGGGTGTCTCTAACTCTGTTTTGGAGAGCCTCGATCCAGCAGGGCTTGCATGCAGCAATAAGATTGCCAATTTCATCTGACTTGGAACAATTTAATTATGATCTTCTGATGctgatttgtttaatttaatcaaGAGAAAAATTGGAAAGTAAATTGAGAGCCCTCAAGGAGATGTTCCTTAACTTACCATGTaaattgcttaattgatcaaAAGGGTATGAATGCAAATTATAACAAAACTTTTCAAACATGTGAGCTAGAAGAGTTCCTGGACTGAAGCTCTTCCCCCACATCTACACAAATATTAGtacagtttgttttattatttttaattctaagAGACATTTATCTGGGGTGTGACACTTATACAACAGCAGCATTGAACTTTCTAATCATATAGTTAATAATTATCAAGTGTGTAACAATACAAGCTCCAAATAtgggtgtgtgtatatatatacagtatgtgcactgcACAGTTGGCTTGTTTTGATGGTTGCATGTAAAGGACATTATCTTCTGCTGCTTAGCATTTTTATGTTCTTCGGCCATCAGACAGAAACTAGAAAGATGCAGGATATTTCTAGTCATTAACTTTCTACACAGCTACGCAGAAATGAATGGCAGCTGAGTGATTGAAGTGACCTGCCTGTGTTGCTCCTTCACCTTGAGCACCTGAGCTGGAGGCGGGTTGTGCAGAGTTACTGGAGCTGTGAACTGGAAATCTCATCTTGTGGAATATGGGCTCTCATGGAGGTCGatacagtttttgaaaaaaacatttgaaagattTCTGAAGCTTTCCTCTAATTTTAAAGACGCATACAAACACTTAAGTTTAGAATTTGCAAATGCCAAGTGAGGATCTGCAGTGCCACACAGCTGCTGTGCCGGAATCCCCGTGCGGGATGTTGGTGCTGTGATGTGGCCACCCTCTCCGGTTTCCTCCTGCTCCAGCGGCTCGGCTTGGAGGGGCAGCCTGATCCAGCCAGTGCCTGGGTGCCTTCCGCTCGTTAGTGATCCTCTGCACTGTGCTCAAAGAGATATTAAGGGactttcaaatgttttaatatccCACGCCAGATCTGTGCTTTTATCCAACTTCAGTCCTCAGTTGTTTTGGAAACTCTTTGTTCTTCTTTGTTGACTCCTTGCTTGAAATGCACAACCTGACTAAGAGACCTCCCAGAGTCAGGTGTATCTATTCTGCTCTATTGTGACTCTCTATTCTTGCGCGCAGTcagaggccactcaactaattgtgtggctcaaaaaggtaattttgtgttttgaatACTTCTGTAATTGTGACTTTacagtttttctttcatatgaATTGTCCTATTATTCCTactacattttggctttatctttGAAAGTGATGGTGAATATGAAGTATTAATTCCCCTTTCAAAGTCTCATGGACTGTAAGCTTTAATCAGCAGTGTGAAAGCTGCGACAGTCTAAATATGTTTGAAAGGTGCTGTATTTGCTGTTCCTGCTCAGGTGCTCTCTTGATCATCTGTTGGCACAGTCCTTCATTTTGAAAGAAGGTACTCTTTGGGAAATCGGTGGCTAAAAAACTGACCCTTTAGTTCTTTTCAACGTCTGCTTGTAATCGAGGTGGGGGTGTTTGAACCTGTGTTCCCTGCAGCTCATATTTATGGCTCCACTTGCAAAAGCCTGAGTACTTTGTTCTGCTGGGAAGGAATGTTATGTCCTTCGTTGAAGTGAGAAGCAGGCACAGTTATTTGTACATCACACTCCCTATATAATTTACAAGTGGGACAAGGCAGAGATCCCAAAATAGGTCCGAATTAAAGAATCGGAGTGCTTTCGCTTTGTCCTGCCTGTGAAAACGGTCAGCTTGTAGCACTCTCCGGGCATGTTTGAGAATGGGAAGCATGACTGCTCCTTCTGCAGGTGTCCCTGCCAGTCCCGATCGGATCTCGGTACCGAAACGCCTGCTGTCGATGTGACGGTCAGGCTTTTCAGAGAAGGGTTTTCACTGTCACAAGCTCAAACCCGTTGCTTTGCGTGTGTGATGTCATTTGCCAGCAGGTGGCAGTCAGAGCTGTAGGGGAATGCAGTTTACAGTGGGACATAAGCTGAGAGCTCTTCGGGTTTTAATTCCCCCCCAAAATATTATATTTCCCTGATTGGAAGAGTGCATCTGTGaatattccttttttattcAAAGCAGTACTATAACATCATGACACTATTCTGCCAAAAGAGCAGCTCTGCAAAAAGTACCTGTTTTACCTGTTGCTAATCTTTTAAGTAATTGTTTTCCAAATTGTAAAAGCGGCAGAGGGAAACAAGGTGTCACAGCTGGAAAGCCAGCAGTGCAGCTGTTGGAGCAGCAGATCTGTTCCTGTGTTCTCCTCTGAAGTGCTCTGAGGTGCTGTTTTCACACTTTATAACGAAGAATGATTTGGCTGAATACATATATGTGTCTTCATATATCAGTGTTCTTTGTTATCCTGTGGTTTGTTGCTTTTCATGTTGTTAACTAAACCATTTCAACGGAGGCATGTAAATATCGTTTTAAACAGTCGGCTAGTGTACAGCTAAATGTTGGATTTGTTTGGAGCCGTACAAGGTTGTAGAAGCATTTTTCATCTGACTTGAATGCAGGTGATGGGACGTCTTGTCTGAGCGGTTCTGCTAGATCATTTGGCTAAAACCTGGTTCGTTGTGGCTCTTAAGCGCTGGAGTTCCTTGTTCCTGGGTCACGGTTGCCTTTTGCACCTCGCTGGACTAATCTGGTTGAGCGGGGAAGCAGCTGTATGGCCTGACGCTGTGCTGCTGTTTGGAGAGCTTCAGCTCAGCAGTCGTGCAGCCAGTGAGCCTCCGTCTGGTTTCCTCAGCGAGTCCGGGCTCAGCGGGCTCCGCTCGAGAGATTTGTGATGAAAAAGAGGAACTGGTTTCATTACTCATGGGTGTGTGACACTTAGTGTTTACGTACACGTGGGCCCGATCTTGGCAAAGGGAAGTGCTATAATTAGAGTTGTGTTCTGCCAGTGTCTCTTCCCCGATCTTTCAAGATGCCCCTTCTCCTTTCAGATAAATGATGGGGTTTTGAGGTCAGTGTGGCGTGGAAGGGAAACCAGACTAAGTGAGCAATGCCACGCTTCTCGGCTCATGCTGGTGTATTCCAGCGTGGCCAGACTGAGCCACAGAGATTGGCTTGACCTGTCTGGGAAGCAGGGCTGAGTTTCCATGCCTTTCTGTCGCCCCAGCCAGTTTGGAGTCCTCTCCGACGTACAGGGCTTCTATGGGCTGCTtagcactgggagtctgatttCCCTGCTACTCTTGCTTTGCACACATTTGACGCCAGTCTCCTGAGTAGGCGTGCAGCAGCTCCGTTCTCTCTGAGAGACTTGACTGCATTAAAGGTTTCTCGCGTGTGGGCACCTGAGGTGTGCATGTGTTTATATGGCAGGAGCTGCTGACCACACTACACCATGTGGTGAGAGACAAGAGGCAACATCCGGGCCCATTTTATTCACTCTATAGTCTGTATTTGAATGGCAGGAATTGAGTTCAAGGCTCGTGCACATTGCATGGGTGCTCTGACTGCTGGTACATCTCTTAACCCGTCCTTTGTGTGCCCGCCTTAGGGAGCATTCATTCATTCAGTGTTTACTGTGCCTCATCACTGACACAGTAAGGGGCAAGACTGTATTTACTAGCTGAGCCCCATGCTGTAGCATCGTGCACTATCGTCTACAATACATAGATCTTGCCATGTTAACTTTCTGGCTTGAGCTGTGCGTGACTTTTCGGGAATATGCCGCGCTTTGATGCAGAACAGAAGACTCTCTTTGCATAGCAGTTTCCAGTTCATGTGCCTCCCCACGGTCTTGCGTAATCAGGTGCTGCATGTTTTCATCTCATTTGTGCAAGATCTTGCAGTTCAGAGAAGGTGGAGGCCGCTGGTGAGGTCTGGCACTCGGCAGGTACTGGCCAGCTGGCTAGTCCGGAGCCGCAGGTTGAGCTGAGCTGTGGGAGCTCTGCCTGCTAAGCTACAGGGGGCTTTGACAGCATCAGCAGCCCCCCAGTCCTGCACTGCAATAGTGAGAAACGAAGTGAGATTCTCTTATCAGGAGTTTTGGAGGCAAAATCTGTATGATCCCCGTTATTGTCCCTGGAAACGGTCTTATCTGAAACATAGAAGTCCCTGTTTCTGAGGTTACCTGCTGCCAAGGCTTTAcacataaataatacatttataaattattaaagTAATAAATGTTCTCAGTAGCTCCACACCATATATTATACAAAAACTGGAAGGCTGTGGGCTGTAAAAAACTTGAGGTAACATTTTAAGATGAGAAAGTCAGTTCAGACACCAGCTTACCTAGGAAGCACATTTCTGAAAGATAACAGCACTTCCCCTACAGTCAGGAAGTGTCAAGAGCTGGTCATGTGGCTTCTCTGTTTCTTGGCACAGCAGTGTTACTGAGCCAATAGGAGACTAGAAAACCAGCcaaatacaaaacacacaatTATTATTCGCAAATATTCACAATGAGTCTTACATACCCGAGTCCAGCCTATAACCAAGACCTAGTCTTTAGGAGGCAAGATTCCAGGCCCATCTGAGAGAAAAATCAGTATAAGAGAGACGATTTTatcaaacaaaaatacaaagttcATGGTAAACTAGAGGGAAGCTTTCTCCAGTGCTAAATTAGTGTATCCGTACAACATAAAGAGGTTTCTCTTAGCTGGTGGACACCATTTAAGTGAAAACAACCCGCTTTTCTAAATTGAAAGATGGTCTCTTCAGATCTCAAATACCCGGTCAGTTTCTGCCCTTCAAGATGGATACTCTCTCACAGCGAGGCACCTCTGTGCTCAGGGAACAAGAGAAAAGCGAATGAGCACTGATTTGCTGAGCTGGAGGATCGTACTGGGCCTTGAGTTCTGAGCTGTTGTAGTATACCTCTCTCTTGAGCAGAGTGTCCAGTATGTGAGCAGCTGTCCCAGCCCTGGCTAGAGCTGTAGGAGCCATACTAGCGGTGTTTCAAACCCCCGTGACTCATCGCTACATATTCTAGATCGCAGAGATTTCTAAAAGAAAGGTGTGaggtattttatttacttttatttacttCAGTGGGCCTGACTTCAATCACATAAATAGCGACGCTTCTGTGGAAAAAGACACCAGTGGGGAGGTTTGTCACCTCACACGCACTCAGCTTGAGCAGAGTCAGGCTGTGGTTTAAGGTGCAACAGCGAGGCTGCGCAGTTTTATGCTTCTGCTTGGAAATCCTTCGGATATTCAGGGCCTGACATTTTGTTCTGCCCATGTCTGGCCTGCTGCTGCGAGAGAGAAGCCGGCTCTGGAAGCGGCGCTGCGCCCGGTCTGAGCTCGAGACGTGTGGCCGAGCCTGTTGTGTGAAGGATTGGTTTGGAGAGTCGGTGACAGGAAGGAGCTCTTGCAGGTCGTGTCTCACCGTGCTGCGTTTTGAACTGTGGTTGAGTGTTTAGTGTAAAGTACTCAATAGTACAAGTCCCTAAAAGCACGAAGTACAGTGAAGCCCAGTGCTGTGACAGTAGAGCTGTGGAGAGATACAGTACCTCAAATACTCCCAGCTTTGTTCCATAGAGCATTTTCGAACACAAGCAAGAGGCACCCATTCAGCTCACCTAACCTGCTTGGTAGGTAGTAGCTAATTGGTATAAGGATGGGTCTCATCCAGCCCTTTCTTGAGAACAGCCAGGGTATAGCCTTCTACAGCCTGcctggcagcttgttccatactcccaccatGCTTTGTGCAAGTGAAGTGCCCCCCCCAGTTTCTGCTCACTGGTGCGCAGGTGAAACAAACCTCATCAAGACCTGTAGCTGATCACAGGGTGATGATCTGGATGTATTGGTTGGATCACAGTTCTCATTACACCCTCTGGGTGATGATGCTAATAACTACTCAATCTTCCATTATCACCGAGGGATTGTAATGGGAACTGGGATATTAAGCTGTTTCTGTGACTAAATGTCAAATAATGttgcatataaatattttttatgtaaatgttttcCCCAAAATATTTATTCACTCTGTGTTCTTCCAAGTCTGTAGTCCTTCTGATTCATATTTAGTGAATTagaaatctgaatctgaatacTCCAGTCACAATGCTTTAAGGATATTTGTTGGTTCATATTTAAAACTCCTAAACTACAAGGTTAATATGTAAGGGAGGATAGAAATGATTTGGTGTCTATACTTTGATACTAATGTAATCGATAATATTTATTCAAATTCATATTCTGTCCATTAATAATTTTGCCCTTCACCTGTAattaatcatctttaaatcGGTCGAAATGGTGCTGGCGTGTGCTGTCTGGTCTGATGAAGATCCCCTGTGAGTAGAAGTGTTGACTGGTGGTTTGTATTTGTGTTCCTTTGAATTGGGAGGATTTCTGGAGCAGCAGCTCGCAGGGATGGACGTACCGCCTCCTGTTGCACAGCGCCCTGAGCCGTGTCTGGTTCCGCAGGCTGCAGGCTCCTTTCGGTCAGCCAGCAGCAGCTGATGGATATTTCAGATCTGGGTGGATGTATTCGTATGTTATTTGCAGGGTGTTGGATGGACTCAACCATAGAGCTGAAACATAATGGTAGCAAAGGACTGTGTACACTCTCCAGCTTCATCAGTCCAGTTTACATCAACTTGCAGCTGATAAAACGTGAAATGGATGAAAAGGTTGTGGAATGGAAGCCGTGTCACACCCCTTAGTCTGTAGATGCCTTAGACATTCACTTGAAGTTTCGGTGTTTTTTTCAGGAAACGGCGCGTATAGTCACAACCGCGCAACATCGTCCCTTCCTGCGCTCGGCACCGGGGGGGCGCTGCTGCACGTGCAGGAGCCCCCTTTTCACCGGGACCTGTGTGCCTGTTGGGCCGTATCGGCTTCTTCTCGCTGTGCGTGTGAGCGGGGCGAGGCCCGTCTTCGCAACGAGGAGAGTGCAGCTGCCCGTGCACTCGGggttttgaaataattttactGTTAGAAAGAAATTCAAATcgagaacaaaaaacaaacagcccTTCCCACAGCTTAGCAAGAGTGAGTGTGGTAACTGATTTGCAGCCTTCTGTATTGCCTGTGGTTTTATGTAGAAATTAAGGACTGTGGTAAAGACTAGAAAGCATGTTGCAAAGATTGCATCTTACACCTAAGCTGGTGACTCGCATACAGGATGCTGTCATTTTGAAAGGAGAATCTGTCTTTTATAATTCAGAAATGCAGGTAGCGAAATGATTCAGTTGGCAGCGCGTGTACAGTTTTGATTTCTTAcaccttttctctttttccttcttcaggtgaagctTTGCCGATGGCTGCTAAAACGAGAGGGACAAATTCCTCGAGCTCCGACCAGCAACTAAGCTAAATTTAACCTTACTAGAAGAAAAGCAACTAAGAAATGTCCTGCACGATGTCTGCCTTTTCCTGCTGCTACGTCTGCTGCTGCTAGATCTTCAAGGAATACAGTACACGTCTGAGGACCGTGGGAGAGCAAGGACCAGCGCAAAAGCCTGCTTTCATCCCCTGGACAGGATGGCTAGATGAAGTAGACCTCAAATCcttgtttctttttgtgtttctgtggggtgtCGTTCCTGGTTCAAGCTAATGTAAGCCCCTTTGTGGACGAGCTTTCCCAAGGAGCAAGAAGGAGGAGTCGCAGAGCCCTGGTCACTGACCCACCCCTGCCCCGGGCCGTCCGGTCATGAAGTCGTGCCAGAAGCCCAAGGAGGGTCTGGCCATGCAGAGCGCCACCGGGGTGTCCCCGGAGGACAGCCGCCGCTTGCAAGCCCCCCCCTCCTACTACCACGCCCCCGGCCAGGAGCTGGACCTGTCCACCAAGCTGTTCAAGCGGGAGGGCGGCGGCAAGGCCTACTCCGTCCTGGTGGACACCGAGCTGAGCAAGCGGCATCTGGCGGAGCGCGGCGGGCAGCAGGCCCAGGCCCCGCAGGGGCAGCAGCAGCCGTACTACCGGGAAGGGGGGAAGGGGGCGCCGGAGGGTGGGGGGCAGGCCTCAGCCGGAGAGGGGGAGGGCTCAGAGGAgaccgaggaggaggaggaagaggaggaagaagaggaggtggaggagTCCTTCAAACGGGAGCAGATCATCGTGGAGGTCAACCTCAACAACCAGACGCTCAACGTCTCCAAGGGCGACAAGGGGGTGGCCTCGCAGTCCAAGAACGTGGCTCCTGTCATCAAGTCCAGCAGTgaggaggacgaggaggaggaggaagaggaggaggccaGTGAGAGCCCCGAGGAagatcaggaggaagaggagaatgAACGGCAGAAGGAAAAGGCCAAGAAGCCCCGGCGGGCTCCTGCTGCCTCCCAGCCTCCACGCAAGACCAGGAAGGCCGCCATGGCAGCGGCCAGTGCTGTCGCCTCCTGCGTAACCACCAGGGGGCGGCGCAAGAGCGTTGAGCCGCCCAAGAGGAAACGGCGAGCACCCCGAGAAGCCAAGGGGTCCTCCCCAGGGGGTGCCGCCACCCCTGCCTCTGCGGCCACGTCCTCCCCCTCAGCCCCCACCGGCCCCGCGGGCTCTCACAGGGGCAAGAGTGcgggggaggagagggagactcTGACCTGCGAGAAGTGCCCCCGAGTCTTCAACACCCGCTGGTACCTGGAGAAGCACATGAACGTCACCCACCGGCGCATGCAGATCTGCGACAAGTGTGGCAAGAAGTTCGTGCTGGAGAGCGAGCTGGCGCTGCACCAGCAGACCGACTGCGAGAAGAACATCCAGGTACGCTCCggcgccagcagggggcgctctgaCCCCCTTCCTGCAGATGCTGGCAGTGTTGGGTGTGTCTTGCAAGGTGCCCCTGTGGGAAGCTGTTTGCAATAGTGGCTACACTGGCTAGTGTCCCTAGAGTCACTGTCTGCAGGGTTGGACACATTTAGACAAGCAGTGCGGGACTGGAGGAGCAGGAGGCAGACTTGGGCAGAACAGGGCTGCGCTGTCTGATGGGTCAGGTGTGCCACAGCCTGTCCAGTTTTCAGGGGGGGGTTCCTGATATCTTGTGAGGAACACTGACCCCTCGTGGGCCCTGTGGCCCTGAAGCCCGGCTCAGgctgtgctggagtgacaggcCTCACTCTGCCGGCAGCCTGGTTGTCTATCGCATCGCTCCTGTGTGCTCACAAAGGCTCCAGGTCAGGGGGGTTGCTGTGAGAGCTCTTCTCTGTGGCAGATGTGCAGACAGGGGTCTTCCTTCTCACCCTGAGGGGTCTTGCCAagtatttgttttgaaaatcttACGTTGCAGGTCAGGGCCACAGAGGTAGAGTTGTAGATTTTCATGCTGCTGGACTAGAGAGAGTTACCTGCCGATTCCAGCAAGACTTAAGAATATTGATGGGGAGGCCTCGCTGTCAGCGGCGTGGAGAGCTTTCTGTTTTCTATCAGCTGGTTCTAAAAAGAGCCTGAAGGTCTAGCTCTTCAGACAGACGTGTTTGTGCTTTCCCTGGGTAAGACCACAGCAGAGGAgggctgtgggtgtgtctgcGGCCGGGAGCCTTGCTGTGAGCACAGGGCAGTGTGGTGCGAGACCGGGGTCAGGGGTGGTGAAGTTCGTGACCAGTCCAGATGAAAGCCAGCTGCAGGTCTGGAGTGCCCTGAGCCCAGCAGTGCATGTGGGCAGCCGTGCCGCGTCGGCGGTGTGGTGGGACGAGGGTGTGGGCAGCTGGAGCAGCGCTGGGGTGGGGAACAAGGTGTGGGAGGGATGTGGAGGGAGTGTTTCTGTTACTGGTGAGGGGGCGGGTGTTGTGTGGGCCTGTGTGGGAGCAGGGCtgatagtgttttttttccgtGCCGTAAGGTTATGGCTTTTTAAATTCCGGTGACTTAAGGAACTGAATTTGCAGCATCGAGCCCAGCCCTCCTCCTCTGCTGTGTCTTCAGCTGCCAGGCAGCCTTGAGGTGGATGCAGCCGCAGTCCTGGAGGCTTCCTGGTGTCCACATGCCAGAATGGCAGGCCtgctggctccagtctggtttTCTCTTTTGAGCTTCGTGGTCAGTTTTCAGGCCTGCTGCCCACTCGGCCGGTGCCGGCCATTGCTGTTCATGCATCTGTGAGCTGAAATACAGGGCAGAAAGATCTGTTCTGTTTGAACTGCCATGAAAGATCCGCCCAATTTTTCACTGAAATGGCCACGTAtaactggggccctgggctctgTCACTGACGTGAGCGCTGTGTGTGCTGGGGTGTCCTCCAGTCAGTATGCTCTCTGTGGCTGTGGGCCTGTGTTACGAGCAGTGTTACCCTCGTGTATCCTGGCATTGtcagcaaggctgggcctgctCACagctgggatgggagacctctcgGGAAAGTCAGTCTGCTGCTGCACATGGTGTTGGTGCCACTCTGCCCTCTGGAGGAGATTTTGCAGAGCGAAGCCCCAGTATGGTGCCCAGGAGCCTTGTGCTGTTAGAGCTACGCGTCTTTTGGACAAGACGTCTAACGGAGCTCCCTGGTGGTTATAGATCCCTTGGTTCTCCGTTTCTCTCCACCTGATGTGCTGCGCAGTAGGGCTGGAATACAGAGCcgcccaggtggggctgcgctGCCGGAGCGACAGTGAGTTCCCTCCTGTACGAGGAgcactttgggatgaaaagcgctatatagatGCAGAGAATTGCTGTTGGGTGTGTGGATCAAATCTCATTGCTCGGAGTTGACTTTGTCATTTTCAGGATTGTTAAAAGAGGCCAATTAAGAACATAAGGAAGTTACAAACGTCCATCTAGTCTTTTCATTAGTCGATAATTGATCCAGTATCTCATCCAgccctttattgaaagaaaccagaatTTTGCCTTCAACCACACGTctaggcagcttgttccagtctTTGTGACAAGAAGTGCCTCCTttcctcagttttaaatgcagttctgAGTAGTGTCCACCTGGGAACATCTGGTTCCCATGTTCTGCAGAAACATGAATGTTGACTAACGAGGATTTTGCATTTCTTGGCTCAGGTCTCCTCCTCATCTTCTCCTCCAGCCTGACAGTGTCCCTGAGCCCTGGGATGTATCTGCTTGCTCTAGTTTGAATGATGCTTTACTAGGTGATATAAAATtctaacatcccttgatttaaaactGTTCTTTCAACTATTTTCTAGCATTTTGCCTTTTAAATTACGTTCCTACATTGTCTAGCAGATGTTAATTTTGAACATAAGTCTTtcacagttcaggtggggagctgcgtcagcatgcgtaggctgcaaaggaacaagtaataggtttattccatgctgaaaagagaagaaagaaaacacaacgtttcggccgtggagccttcttcagccttctttAGGAGTCTTCTT containing:
- the znf652 gene encoding zinc finger protein 652 is translated as MKSCQKPKEGLAMQSATGVSPEDSRRLQAPPSYYHAPGQELDLSTKLFKREGGGKAYSVLVDTELSKRHLAERGGQQAQAPQGQQQPYYREGGKGAPEGGGQASAGEGEGSEETEEEEEEEEEEEVEESFKREQIIVEVNLNNQTLNVSKGDKGVASQSKNVAPVIKSSSEEDEEEEEEEEASESPEEDQEEEENERQKEKAKKPRRAPAASQPPRKTRKAAMAAASAVASCVTTRGRRKSVEPPKRKRRAPREAKGSSPGGAATPASAATSSPSAPTGPAGSHRGKSAGEERETLTCEKCPRVFNTRWYLEKHMNVTHRRMQICDKCGKKFVLESELALHQQTDCEKNIQCVSCNKSFKKLWSLHEHIKIVHGYAEKKFACEICEKKFYTMAHVRKHMVAHTKDMPFTCETCGKSFKRSMSLKVHSLQHSGEKPFRCENCDERFQYKYQLRSHMSIHIGHKQFMCQWCGKDFNMKQYFDEHMKTHTGEKPFICEICGKSFTSRPNMKRHRRTHTGEKPYPCEVCGQRFRFSNMLKAHKEKCFRVTSPVNVPPALPLPLTSSSSGAAAQAPPPAPPPASSPSPTSPPAGAPLGLSPVSAPPPRPLGHPFSHLHLHPHHPHHPHHPHHHLPVPPVSHLPPPPALFKSEPQLNHRGHGEDSYLRHLADKNSGAPHHH